The nucleotide window CGCCGGAGTCCAGTCATCCGCGCCTCCGATGAGGATCAACAGCGGCGCGTAGAACCGGGAGTAGTGCTCGCAGAAGGGATACAGGGCGACGCCGGCGCGAAAGCCACCTTCCGGAGGTCGGCTGCGCTCCCACATCGCGGCCAGCACGACGCTGCCGCCGTGTGACCACCCCATGAGCGCCACGCGTTCCCGGTCGACGAACGGCGACGATCGGAGGTAGTCGAGCGCGCCATAGGCGTCGAGTGTTCGCTGCGAAACGCCGAGTCGGCCGAAGTTGGTGCAGATCTCGGTCAGGCCACGAGGACCGAAGCTGTCCACGAGTAGCGTGACGTACCCCCCCTCGGTGAGGAAGCTTGCCCACGACTCATTGCCAGGTTGAATGCCACCGCACCCGTGCATGAGGACGACCGCCGGGAACGGGCCGTCACCATTCGGCTTGCGAAGAACGCCGGTGATTCGCTCCTGCGAGCGCGAGCTGAACCTCACGACACCACAGCCCGCGAGCGTCAGGAGGGCAAGGACGAGGGGGAGAGCCGCACGCGCGAGCGTCACGAATGTTCCCGGGCACCTCCACCCACTCTTCCGGCCGTCACGCCACCAGCACGATCTTGCCGTGGTGGCCGGCCTGCATGACCGCCTCGTGGGCGCGTGCGGCCTCACCAAGCGGCAGCTCCTGCGCGATCACCGGACCCAGCGAGCCGTTGCGGAGCCCCTCCACCAGCGCGGCGTGGATGCCCGCGTGCTGGGCGGGCGTCGCGTGGTTCAGCGCCATGCCCAGGATCGCCGCGTCCTTGTTCATGGCCAGCCGCGCGTTGATCTCGACCGTGCCGCGGTTGCCGATCACCACGATGCGCCCCCGCAGGGCGATGATCCCTAGATCTTTCTGGAGGTTCACGTTGGCCAGCATCTCCATGATGACGTCGGGCCCGCGCCCGCCGGCGAGCCGCACGCACTCCTCGAGATAACCCGGCGCGCCGTGGTCGAGCACGTGATGGGCCCCCTGCTCGGCCACCATCTTCCGGCCGCGCTCGGTGCTCGCGGTCCCGATGACGGTGAGGCCGCGCGCCCGCGCGAGCTGGACCGCGCCGATGCCCACGCCGCCGGAGGCGCCGTGCACCAGCACCGTCTCGCCCGCGCTGCCGTGAGCGCGATTGAACAGCGCATGGTAGGCGGTGGCATAGGGAATGTTCATCGCCGCGCCCTGCGCGAAGCTCGCATTGGCCGGCAGCGGATGCACCTGGGCGGGCTCGCACACGCAGTACTCGGCGTAGGCGCCGCTGACGGTGCCGCCCACGTAGACGCGATCGCCCGCCTTCACGCCGGTCACACCCGACCCGACCGACTCGACCACGCCGGCCGCGTCGGCGCCCGGGGTGTAGGGCAGCTTCGGCCCGCGGTTGTCGGTGTTCGAGCGCAGGTAGGTGTCCACCGGGTTGATGCCCACCGCGTGATTGCGCACGAGCACCTGGCCCGGGCCCGGCTGGGGCGTGGGGATCTCCTCGAGCTTGAGCACGGCGGGGCCGCCGTACTCCGAGACGCGAATCGCCTTCATGGTCGACGCTCCTTTGTGGTTGGGATCAGGACACCGGGAGATCCGGTGTGCCCATCCAGAACGGGGTGGTCTTGCCGATCGACTCCAGATAGGCGCGGCGCTCGGCCCCGCGGCGCGGATACCACGTCGAGAGGTAGTCGCCGTCCAGCATGTGCCGGCGGCTCTCGGTGCCGAAGAAACCGGCCAGCTGCGGCAGCGTGATGAATCCTTCCTCGGACCGAGGCGTGTACTGGCTCCAGCGGCGCGCGTGCTCTTCCGACCGGAAGAGGTTCATCCCGGTTCAGAGATACGGCGGCCGGCCGCGCGAGGGGCCGAAGCCGAAGGCCAGGTGCCCGACGAGGCCGGGCGGATCGACCCACGTGATCGTCCCGTCGCGCATCTCGACCGTCACCGGGTCGCCGCAGTCGAGGCAGGGCGCGTCGACCCGCACGGTCTGGCCGGGGAAGAGCCAGGTCGCCGAGGTGGCCTCGAATCCGCACTGGGCGAACCAGCGCTGCTCGCCGCGCACCGTGATGCGGTACTGGGTGGGCAGATTGTTCAGCGGCGGGAACGACGCGATGTAGTCGGTGTCGGGATGGAGCCAGCCGATCGGATAGGCGGCCATCACGTCGCGCAGCAGCGCGCGGCCCTCCTCGGCGGGCACCGCGAGGGCGCGGGCCAGCTCCGCGTAGTGCGGGGCGCGGCCGGTGTCGACGAGGCTGCGCATGATGCGCTGGAAGGCCTGGTCCATCGATCGCGGGTCGGGCATGGTGGCTCCTTCTTTTCAACCGCCCCTCATCCTGCCCTCTGCCCACCGGGGAGAGGGGAAGACATGGGCGGGGCGTGATCGGGGAGGACGGCGATGGCGGAGATCTCGATCAGGGCGCCCTCGCGCAGGAGGCCGGCGACGATCACGCCGGTGGCGGTGGGGAAGCGGTCCTTGAAGATCTCGCGGCGCACCGCCGCGGTCTTGGCGTAGTTCTCGGTGGTCGTCACGTACTCGGTGGTCTGCACGATGTGCTCGAAGCCGGCGCCGGCGTCCGCGAGCAGACGGCCGAATTTCTCGAAGATGTAGCGCGTCTGGGCCACGATGTCGCCGGGGCCGACGATCTGACCGGTGTCGTCGCCCGCGGTCATGCCCGAGATGAACAGGAGATTTCCCGCGCGCACCGCGGGGGAGAACGTATAGCGGGCCGGCCACGGGCTCGGCCCGGTGATCACCTCGTAGGCGGGCATCGCGTGTTCTCCTCGATCGCGGCGTCACCGACGCCGCAGCAGGAACCGCTGGATCTTGCCGGTCTCGGTCTTGGGCAGCTCGGCGAGGAACTCGATCTCGCGCGGGTACTGGTGCCGGCCCAGGTGCGTCTTGACCACGTCGACGATCTCGCCCTCGAGCCCGCCCCGCGGCGCGCGGCCGGGCTTGAGCACCACGAAGGCCTTCACGATCTGGCCGCGCAGCGGATCGGGCTTGCCCACCACCGCGGCCTCCGCCACCGCGTCGTGCTTGAGGATCGCGCTCTCCACCTCGAAGGGGCCGATGCGGTAGCCCGCGCTCTTGATCACGTCGTCGGCGCGGCCCTCGAACCAGAAGTAGCCGTCGGCGTCGCGGCGGGCCAGATCCCCGCAGGTGAGCCACTCGCCGCGGTAGCCCTCGCGATCCCGCCCGGGGTCGTTCCAGTAGCCGAGCGAGTAGTAGCCCTCCGGGTGCGGCTTCATCCCGACGTGCCCGACCACGTCCGTCGCCACCTCATGGCCGTCGTCGTCCACCACCGCCATCGTGCAGCCGGGCAGCGGCAGCCCCATCGAGCCGGGCTTCACCGCCATGTCGATCGGGGCGAGGTTGCCGACGGGCAGGCCGAATTCGCTCGAGCCGTACTGGTCCCGCACCGTGACGCTCCAGTGCTCCTGGAAGAAGCGCACCACCTGCGCGTTCAGCGGCTCCCCGCAGCTGCTCGCGCGGCGCAGGCGCACCCCCTCGCCCGCGGCGGCTCCGAGGGCCATCACGGAGCGCAGCAGGGTCGGCGTGGTCGCCAGGTTGGTGATCTGCTGCGCGCGCAGCTGGGCCAGGCAGTACTCCGCGGTCGGCGCGGCCTCGTGCGAGTGGACCGGGAGGCCCAGGGCGAGCGCGCCCATGTAACACACCAGGCCGTAGCCCCACCCGGGATCGCCGGTCGGCCAGAAGGCGTCGCCGCTCCGCAGATCGGCGCCGAACACGAGATGGGGATGGATCGCCATCAGGAAGTTGGCGGCGATCCTCACCCCCTTGGGCGCCCCCGTCGAGCCCGAGGTGTAGAGCAGCACGGCCGGATCGTCTCGCCGACAGGTCGCGGGCGTCCCGTCCTCGCGCGCCTCCCGCATGGCGCGCCAGAAATCGATATCGGGGGCCAGGGCGCCGGCCACGGAGCCGGGCGCCGGGCTGTCGTCACCCGTCACCGTGACGACCCGCGTGGCGGGCGGCAGCGTCGCGGGTAGACGGGCGCGGTGCTCGCGGTGGGTGCAGATCACGGCGGCGCCGCTGTGGCGCAGGCGGAAGTCGATGGCGTCGGGGCCGAAGCCGGTGAAGATCGGCACGTACACCGCGCCGGCCTTCCACGCGCCGATCATCGCGATCAGCATCTCGGGCACGCGCGGCATGAACGAGGCGACGCGGTCGCCGCGACGGACGCCGTGGGCCTGCAGCACCGCGGCGAAGCGGGCGGTCAGCCGCGCCAGCTCGTCGAAGGTGTACGTGCGCCCCTCACCGTGGCGGCTTCGCCAGCGCAGCGCGGGTCGATCGGCTCCCGCGTGGCGATCGACGATGGTGTGCCCCAGGCTCACCGGCTCGCCCGGACGCCAGCCCAGCGCGCGGGCGCTCTCCTCCCAGCGAAAGGCAGCGCGCGCCTCCTCGTACCGGGGCGGAGTCGGCATGGCGGTGACGGCCCGGAGCATACCGCACTTGCGCGGGGCGGGCGGACGGGATACACCAGTCTCCGCCGGCCACGGGTCCGGCCATCCGCCATCCCAGGAGAGCGCCATGACCGCGACCGTGAAGACCGAGAAGCTGCTGATGCAGAAGGACGGCCCGATCGGCTGGATCACCTTCAACCAGCCCGAGAAGCGCAACGCGGTGAGCCAGGAGATGTGGCAGGCCATGCCCGAGTACGTGGCCGACCTCGCGGCCGACGACGCGATCCGGGTGGTGATCCTGCGCGGGGCGGGCGAGCAGGCCTTCGTGGCCGGCGCGGACATCTCGCAGTTCAAGGACCGCCGCCGCAACGCGGCGGACGAGGAGGAGTACCGCCGCATCTCGGGGGCGGGCTCGCAGTCGCTCGCCAAGCTCGGCAAGCCGCTGCTCGCGATGATCCACGGCTTCTGCATCGGGGGCGGCGTCTCGATCGCGATCACCTGCGACATGCGCATCGCGGCCGACGACGCGCGCTTCGGCATCCCGGCGGCCCGCCTGGGGCTGGGCTACCACTATCACGGCATGGAGAAGCTCATGTCGCTGATCGGTCCGGCCTACACCAAGGAGCTGTTCTTCACCGCGCGCACCGACTTCAGCGCCCCGGACGCCCTCCGCATGGGCCTGGTCAACCAGGTGGTGCCGAAGGCCGACCTCGAGCGCTTCACCCGCGACTACGCGATCATGATGTCGCGCAACGCCCCGCTGACCCTGCGCTCCGCGAAGGCCAGCGTGGATCAGCTGGTGCGGCCGGAGGAGCGGCGTGACTACGCGATGCTCGATCGGCTGATCAAGGACTGCTTCGACAGCCAGGACTACCAGGAGGGGGTCAAGGCGTTCTCGGAGAAGCGGCGGCCGCAGTTCCAGGGGCGCTGAGTCCCTCGGGTCGGACCGCGCTCACGCGCCTACGCGCGTCGGGGCGTGAGCCACTCGATCAGCAGCCGATTGACCTCCGGCGCCGCCTCGTAGTTGACCCAGTGGCCCGCCCCCTCGATCACGCGGGTGTCGAGCCTCTCGTCCGTCTCGGTCAGCAGACGTCGGCTCTCGGCCAGGTGATGGCCGGTGAACGCGTCGCGGCTGCCCCAGATCCCGGCCAGGTGCGCGCGGACGGCCGGGAGCGCTCGGCGGAGCACGTCCGACACCGGGATCGTGCCCGACTTGAAGCGCGCGCGCTGCACGTTGTCGATCTGCAGCGCCACCGCGAGATCGTCGGCGCTCTCGGGACGAGCGAGCATCAGGGTGCGCAGGTTCTCGCGGTGGACGTGCCGGATCGCATCGGGCTCCATCCCCGGCTCGAGACGGAGGAGGGTCCGCACCGGCGCCGGGGTCAGCCCGAGCCCGCCGGTCCCGATCAGCACCAACGTCCGAACCCGCGTCCCGAGCCGCGCGGCCACCAGGCCGCCGATGATCGCGCCGAATGAAAAGCCGGCCAGATCGAACGTGGCCGGCGCGGTCAGGATCTGGTCGATGCCGGCGGTCACCAGATCGGCCAGCCGGTCCGCGGTGTGCGGCTCCGGCGGGGCGTCCGACTCGCCGTAGCCCGGCATGTCGGGCGCGAGCACGCGGAAGCGCTCGGCGAGCGGCAGCACGTTGCGGATCCAGTGCGTCCACGAGCCGCTGGCTCCGTGGAGGAGGACGAGCGGCGGGCCCGCGCCCCACGCGCGCCAGACCATCGCGCCGCTGGCCACCCGCGTGACGGTGCGGGTGGCGCGCGCGGCCGGATCCTCCATCGAGCGGGCGGTCTCGACGATCAGGCGCCGGAGTCGGGCACCGCGAGCAGCGCGTCCCAGTCGACCGCCCGCTGGTACGCGGCCGCGGCCTGCAGCAGCGCGTCCTCGCGGAAATGCGGCGCCACCAGCATGAGCCCCACCGGCATCCCGCCGAGCTTGGCGCACGGCACGCTGATGGCGGGATGGCCCGTGTAGTTGAACGGACACGTGTTGGCGATCACCGGGCCGAGGTCCAGGCTCCGCGCCCCGCCCAGCATGGTCAGCTCCAGCGCGTCCTCGTGATCGCGCGGCGCCCGCCAGCGCGGCGCGGTCAGCGGGATGGTGGGCATGGCCAGCACGTCGACGTCGTGGAAGACGCGGTCGTACTGCGCCGCGAACGTGGGCCGCACGTTCTGGGCCTTCGCGTAGAGGCGGCCGCCGTAGTTGCGCTGCAGATAGTAGCCCTGCAGCAGGTTGAGCTTGAGGTTCGGCGAGAACTCCCGCGCGTGGCTCTGCTTGAGGCGGCCGAAGATCGAGATCAGCGACGACGGATAGTACGTCTTGGCGAACGAGCCGCCGAAGTGGGTGTCGTACATCCGCTTGCCGCCCTCGAGGTAGATCGGCAGCAGCGCGGGGAGCGCCTTCGTGTGCAGCGGCACCGAGACCCGCCGGACGCGCGCGCCCGCCCGCTCCAGCGCGCCCACCGCCTCCATCACCGCCTCGTCGACGGCGCGATCGCCGCCCGGCACTCCGAGACCTTCCTCCAGGACGCCGACGCGCAGGCCGCTCACCCCGCGGGCGAGCGCATCGACGTAGCGGGGCAGCGTGGCCGGCACGTCGGCCTGCCGCGGGTCGAGGCCGTCGCGCCCGGCCAGGCACTGAAGCGACACCGCGATGTCCTCCACGGTCCGCGCCATCGGGCCCACGTAGTCGATGGTGGGCTCGAGCCCGAAGACGCCGGTGTGCGGCACCAGCCCGTGGGTCGGCATGAGCCCCACGATGCCGCACCACGCGGCGGGCAGGCGGATGGATCCGCCCTGGTCGCCGCCGAGCGAGATGTCCACCATGCGGCCGGCCACCGCCGCGCCCGATCCGGACGACGAGCCGCCGGTGACGTGCTCGCGGTTGTGCGGGTTGAGCGGCCGCCCGTAGTCCCCCACCCCGGAGAGCCCGGGCCCGCCCCAGGAGAACTCCTCCATCTTGAGCTTGCCCACGATGGTGGCCCCGGCGGCGAGCAGCCGGGTGGCCACGGTGGCGTCGAAGTCCGGCACGTAGCCGTCCATCATGTGCGAGCTGAACGTCATCGGCACGCCGGCCAGCGCGATGTGGTCCTTCAGCGCGACGGTCTTGCCGTGGAGCGGACCCGAGTCCGCGCCCTTGACGCGGCACTTCGTGATGAACGCGCCGAGCGGGTCCTCCTCCTCCGAGGGCCGACGCCCCGGGTCGCGGTCGGTGAAGGACAGCGGCGGCCGCCGCTCCTCCACGCGCATCTCGTCGAACGCCTCGAGCGCGGCGACCGTGTCCATCATGCGGGCCTGGATCAGCCGCGCCTCGGTCGGGGTGAGATCGAATCCCAGCGCGCGCCCGTACTCCATCACCTCGTCGACGTCCGGCCGCCTCAACATCGTGATCGTCTCCTGTGTTCGGGTCGCTCCCTCTTCCCTCGGGGGAGAGGGTCAGGGTGAGGGGTGTTCTATTGCGGGTGCATCATGCCATGGACTATAGTGGGCGGGGCCCGCGACGTGGCGGCACGTGCCGACCGTCGATCGGGCCGGCGGACTTTCTGGAGAGCGATGGTCACCGTGACCGCCGAGACGTCATCGTCGTCCTCCCTGGACGACGCGTGGGCAGCCCTCGGCCGGCGCGCTACGTACTTCTACTTCCCCGGCGTCAGCCGATCTCCCTCCGGCGCCACCCTGGACCACGCGCTCGATCTGCCGATCGTGGACCGACAGGAGCAGGTCGCGACGCTCCGCATCGATCGCCCCTCCCGCCCCTCTCCCCTCGAGGGGAGAGGACAGGGTGAGGGGGGTCATCGCGAGCGACGGTTCACCCTGCGCGGTGAGCTGGTCACGATCAGCGGCCGCTGGCGGCTCGAGCCGACCGACGCGGGCGTCCGCGTGCGCCTCACCCTCGACTACGACATCGCGGGCCCGCTGAAGACGCTCGCGGTGAACACGCTGCGCAGCCGGAGCCCGCTGCCGATCCGCACCGACGCCGACGAGATCCTGAGCCGCGCGGTGGACGAGTTCTTCGAGACGCGCTTCGCCGAGCAGGCCGCCGACTACTGCGAGCGCCTGCGCACGCGCCTCGAGGGCACGAAGGCGGGCCGACCCGCGTGATCGTCTACGTCCTGCAGCGGCTGCTCGGCCTCGTCCCCGTCCTCTTCGGCATCTCGGTGGTGATCTTCCTCGCCATGAAGCTGATTCCGGGCGACGTGGCCCGCGCCCTGCTCGGGCCCATGGCCACCGACCAGTCGCTCGCCCAGCTGCGCCACGCCCTGGGCCTCGACGAGGCGATCTACGTCCAGTACGGCAAGTGGCTCTGGCGCGCGCTGCACGGTGATCTCGGGCTCTCCCCGATCGTGCACAAGCCGGTGGTCGAGCTGCTGCTCCCCAAGTTCGGCAACACGCTGATCCTCGCCGGCGCGAGCTTCGTCCTGGCCGCGGTGGGCGGCGTCGCGGTGGGGGTGCTCGCCGCCTCGCGCCAGCAGACGGTGGTGGACCGGGCCGCGATGGGCGCCTCGCTCCTCGTCGGCAACATGCCGCCCTTCTGGCTCGGCCTGGTGCTCATCGTGTTCTTCGCCATCAACCTGCGCTGGCTGCCCAGCCTCGGCATGTACTCGTCGCGCGGCCCCGGGGGCTTCGAGGACCTGCTCGCGCACCTGATCATGCCGGCGGTGGCCACCGCGGCCGCGCCCGGCGCGATCATCGCCCGCATGACGCGGGCCTCGGTGCTGGAGATCCTCGGTCAGGACTACATCAAGGTCGCACGGTCCAAGGGCCT belongs to Candidatus Methylomirabilota bacterium and includes:
- a CDS encoding ABC transporter permease, with product MIVYVLQRLLGLVPVLFGISVVIFLAMKLIPGDVARALLGPMATDQSLAQLRHALGLDEAIYVQYGKWLWRALHGDLGLSPIVHKPVVELLLPKFGNTLILAGASFVLAAVGGVAVGVLAASRQQTVVDRAAMGASLLVGNMPPFWLGLVLIVFFAINLRWLPSLGMYSSRGPGGFEDLLAHLIMPAVATAAAPGAIIARMTRASVLEILGQDYIKVARSKGLSERAVLGLHALRVAWPPILTIAGLQLGYLLGGAVFTEEVFGWPGLGRQLVSSVIARDVQVVQGAALFIALSFVIVNLAVDLLNLYLDPRSRPA
- a CDS encoding enoyl-CoA hydratase codes for the protein MTATVKTEKLLMQKDGPIGWITFNQPEKRNAVSQEMWQAMPEYVADLAADDAIRVVILRGAGEQAFVAGADISQFKDRRRNAADEEEYRRISGAGSQSLAKLGKPLLAMIHGFCIGGGVSIAITCDMRIAADDARFGIPAARLGLGYHYHGMEKLMSLIGPAYTKELFFTARTDFSAPDALRMGLVNQVVPKADLERFTRDYAIMMSRNAPLTLRSAKASVDQLVRPEERRDYAMLDRLIKDCFDSQDYQEGVKAFSEKRRPQFQGR
- a CDS encoding NADPH:quinone reductase, whose amino-acid sequence is MKAIRVSEYGGPAVLKLEEIPTPQPGPGQVLVRNHAVGINPVDTYLRSNTDNRGPKLPYTPGADAAGVVESVGSGVTGVKAGDRVYVGGTVSGAYAEYCVCEPAQVHPLPANASFAQGAAMNIPYATAYHALFNRAHGSAGETVLVHGASGGVGIGAVQLARARGLTVIGTASTERGRKMVAEQGAHHVLDHGAPGYLEECVRLAGGRGPDVIMEMLANVNLQKDLGIIALRGRIVVIGNRGTVEINARLAMNKDAAILGMALNHATPAQHAGIHAALVEGLRNGSLGPVIAQELPLGEAARAHEAVMQAGHHGKIVLVA
- a CDS encoding amidase family protein; this encodes MLRRPDVDEVMEYGRALGFDLTPTEARLIQARMMDTVAALEAFDEMRVEERRPPLSFTDRDPGRRPSEEEDPLGAFITKCRVKGADSGPLHGKTVALKDHIALAGVPMTFSSHMMDGYVPDFDATVATRLLAAGATIVGKLKMEEFSWGGPGLSGVGDYGRPLNPHNREHVTGGSSSGSGAAVAGRMVDISLGGDQGGSIRLPAAWCGIVGLMPTHGLVPHTGVFGLEPTIDYVGPMARTVEDIAVSLQCLAGRDGLDPRQADVPATLPRYVDALARGVSGLRVGVLEEGLGVPGGDRAVDEAVMEAVGALERAGARVRRVSVPLHTKALPALLPIYLEGGKRMYDTHFGGSFAKTYYPSSLISIFGRLKQSHAREFSPNLKLNLLQGYYLQRNYGGRLYAKAQNVRPTFAAQYDRVFHDVDVLAMPTIPLTAPRWRAPRDHEDALELTMLGGARSLDLGPVIANTCPFNYTGHPAISVPCAKLGGMPVGLMLVAPHFREDALLQAAAAYQRAVDWDALLAVPDSGA
- a CDS encoding AMP-binding protein encodes the protein MPTPPRYEEARAAFRWEESARALGWRPGEPVSLGHTIVDRHAGADRPALRWRSRHGEGRTYTFDELARLTARFAAVLQAHGVRRGDRVASFMPRVPEMLIAMIGAWKAGAVYVPIFTGFGPDAIDFRLRHSGAAVICTHREHRARLPATLPPATRVVTVTGDDSPAPGSVAGALAPDIDFWRAMREAREDGTPATCRRDDPAVLLYTSGSTGAPKGVRIAANFLMAIHPHLVFGADLRSGDAFWPTGDPGWGYGLVCYMGALALGLPVHSHEAAPTAEYCLAQLRAQQITNLATTPTLLRSVMALGAAAGEGVRLRRASSCGEPLNAQVVRFFQEHWSVTVRDQYGSSEFGLPVGNLAPIDMAVKPGSMGLPLPGCTMAVVDDDGHEVATDVVGHVGMKPHPEGYYSLGYWNDPGRDREGYRGEWLTCGDLARRDADGYFWFEGRADDVIKSAGYRIGPFEVESAILKHDAVAEAAVVGKPDPLRGQIVKAFVVLKPGRAPRGGLEGEIVDVVKTHLGRHQYPREIEFLAELPKTETGKIQRFLLRRR
- a CDS encoding dienelactone hydrolase family protein, encoding MTLARAALPLVLALLTLAGCGVVRFSSRSQERITGVLRKPNGDGPFPAVVLMHGCGGIQPGNESWASFLTEGGYVTLLVDSFGPRGLTEICTNFGRLGVSQRTLDAYGALDYLRSSPFVDRERVALMGWSHGGSVVLAAMWERSRPPEGGFRAGVALYPFCEHYSRFYAPLLILIGGADDWTPAVRCEVVQGHATVELEVYRGAPHSFDNPGRPRSYLGHTLGYDDAATTAARQRVSDFFGRRLRHE
- a CDS encoding RidA family protein — its product is MPAYEVITGPSPWPARYTFSPAVRAGNLLFISGMTAGDDTGQIVGPGDIVAQTRYIFEKFGRLLADAGAGFEHIVQTTEYVTTTENYAKTAAVRREIFKDRFPTATGVIVAGLLREGALIEISAIAVLPDHAPPMSSPLPGGQRAG
- a CDS encoding alpha/beta fold hydrolase; translation: MEDPAARATRTVTRVASGAMVWRAWGAGPPLVLLHGASGSWTHWIRNVLPLAERFRVLAPDMPGYGESDAPPEPHTADRLADLVTAGIDQILTAPATFDLAGFSFGAIIGGLVAARLGTRVRTLVLIGTGGLGLTPAPVRTLLRLEPGMEPDAIRHVHRENLRTLMLARPESADDLAVALQIDNVQRARFKSGTIPVSDVLRRALPAVRAHLAGIWGSRDAFTGHHLAESRRLLTETDERLDTRVIEGAGHWVNYEAAPEVNRLLIEWLTPRRA
- the merB gene encoding organomercurial lyase; this encodes MPDPRSMDQAFQRIMRSLVDTGRAPHYAELARALAVPAEEGRALLRDVMAAYPIGWLHPDTDYIASFPPLNNLPTQYRITVRGEQRWFAQCGFEATSATWLFPGQTVRVDAPCLDCGDPVTVEMRDGTITWVDPPGLVGHLAFGFGPSRGRPPYL